The Deltaproteobacteria bacterium DNA window CGGCCGCAACGACGGCGGTAACCGGAGGAGCCGGGCAGAACATCCAGGAACTCATGAAGGCGCGCAATCTGAGCGAGGCCGATGTAGCGGCCGCGCTCAAGACGTTCACGCCCACAGGCGTGAAGGACGAGTACTACACGTTCGCCTCCGGCGGGCACGGTGGGCAGATTCTCGTAATCGGCGTTCCGAGCATGCGCATTCTAAAGACGATCGCCGTTTTCACGCCCGAGCCCTGGCAGGGATACGGCTACGGCGATCAGACCGATGCGCTGCTGAAGACCGGATTCCGCCACGAGGGCAAGCCGCTGTACTGGGGCGACACGCATCACCCGGCGCTCAGCGAGACCGCGGGCGACTACGACGGGCAGTATCTGTTCATCGGTGACAAGGCGAACGCCCGAATGGCGGTCATCAACCTGAAGACCTTCGTCACGCAGCAGATCGTCTCCTCCAATCTGATGGAGTCCAACCACGGCGGAGCCTTCGTCACGCCGAATACGGATTACATCATCGAAGCCTCACAGTACCCCGCTCCGCTGGGGATGAAGTACGCCCCGATCGAGAAGTACCAGGAAGCGTACCGTGGCGTCGCGGTGTTCTGGAAGTTCGACCGTGCCGAGGGCCGCATCGTTCCCGCCGAGTCGTTCGCGCTCGAACTGCCGCCGTACATGCAGGATCTGGCGGACGCGGGCAAGCTGGATAGCGACGGATACGCGTTCATCAACAGCTTCAACTCGGAGATGTCGTTCGGCGGCAACGCCGAGGGACGTCCGCCGATGGAGTCCGGCGCGTCGCAGAACGACATGGACTATCTGCACGTCATCAACTGGAAGAAAGCCGCGGAGGTCGTGAAGGCCGGAAAGGCCGAGACGATCGCGGGCATGAAGGTCATTCCCCTGTCCGTGTCGATCGAAGAAGGCTTGCTGCACTTCATTCCGGAGCCGAAGAGCCCGCACGGCTGCGACGTGACGCCCAACGGCAAGGAGATCGTGGTCGCCGGCAAACTCGACACGCACGCCACGGTCTACAGCTTCGAGAAGATCAAGGCCCTGATCGAGCAGAAGAAGTACGAGGGCAAGGACGCGTACGGCGTGCCGATCCTCTCGCTTCAGGAGTCGATGCGCGGCCAGGTGGAGATCGGTCTCGGACCGCTGCACACGCAGTTCGACGACAAAGGCAACGCCTACACATCGGTGTTCATCGAGTCGGTCGTGGCGAAGTGGTCGCTGGCGGACTTGAAGGTCATCGAGAAGATTCCGTCTCACTACAACGTTGGCCATCTCGTCGCAGCGGAAGGCGACACGGTGGCGCCCGACGGCAAGTACCTGATCGCCATGAACAAGTGGGCGCTGGACCGTTTCGCCGACGTCGGCCCGCTGCTGCCGCAGAACTTCCAACTCGTGGACATCAACACGCCGAACATGCAACTCCTGTACGATCTGCCGATTCCCAACGCGGAGCCGCACTACGCGCAGATGATCAAGGCGGACAAGCTCAAGCCGATCATCGCGTACACGCCCGCCGGTCAGGACGCGATCTCCGACAAGGCCGATCCGTTCGCGGTCGCCGGCGGCTCGGAGAAAGTCGAGCGCAAAGCCGACGGCGTTCACGTCAACATGACGGCGATCCGAAGCCACTTCACTCCGGATACGATCCGCGTGAAGAAGGGCGACCTGGTCCATTTCCACATCACGAACCTCGAACAAGCCCACGACGCCACGCACGGGTTCAGCATTGACTCGTACAACATCAATGTCAGTCTGGAGCCGGGCGAACACGCGAATGTGACCCTGAGGGCCGACCGCGAGGGCGTATTCCCGATGTACTGCACTGAGTTCTGCTCGGCGCTGCACCTCGAAATGGCCGGGTATTTTCTCGTGGAGCCCTGATCCACGGGAGGGACGATGCGAGCTTTTCAAGGGCGGAATCCGACCGGGCTTCCGCCCTTCCTTTTTCTTTTTCGTTTCCTGTTGCCGAAACCACGATTTCTCGGCGTACCGCGGATTTCATCGTCGATCGCGCTCACCGTGGTTGCGCTCGTCGCTTTCGGTGCGGCAGGCGGATCCACGGCGGATCGGTTCTCGGAAACGGTTCCGCCGCGTCCCGCGAATTGCCGGGCGATGAGTCCCGGTGACGACATCCGTTCCGCCATCGATTCCGCCCGGCCCGGCGAAGCGATCTGTCTGAAACCGGGACAATATGAGGGGCCACTTCTGATCGCGGATCGCGTGACGCTTTGGGGCGGGCGCGACGCGATCATCCGCTCGTCGGGCCTTGAAAACACAATCACCATGACGGGCGGCGGGCCGGCGTTACTGGGACTCACGGTGCAGGGCAGCGGATCGCGATTCGACAAGCAGGACAGCGCCATCCACGTGGTCGCCGACGACGCCCGTGTCGAGGGCGTGCGGATCACGGGGGCGCTGTTCGGCATCGTCGTGGACAAGTCGCGACGAGTCACGCTGCGCGGCAACACCATCCGCGGGACCGACGAAGAGCAGATTGGGCTGCGCGGCGATACGATCCGACTGTGGGAAACGTCCGATTCGCTGGTCGAAAACAATGTCGTGACGCACGGACGGGACGTGGTGGTTTGGTATTCGTCGCGCAATACGTTTCGCAAGAATGTCATCGAGAACAGCCGGTACGG harbors:
- the nosZ gene encoding Sec-dependent nitrous-oxide reductase, with product MKQVGVVLVAAAVLAAIAFACASGPGGPAATTAVTGGAGQNIQELMKARNLSEADVAAALKTFTPTGVKDEYYTFASGGHGGQILVIGVPSMRILKTIAVFTPEPWQGYGYGDQTDALLKTGFRHEGKPLYWGDTHHPALSETAGDYDGQYLFIGDKANARMAVINLKTFVTQQIVSSNLMESNHGGAFVTPNTDYIIEASQYPAPLGMKYAPIEKYQEAYRGVAVFWKFDRAEGRIVPAESFALELPPYMQDLADAGKLDSDGYAFINSFNSEMSFGGNAEGRPPMESGASQNDMDYLHVINWKKAAEVVKAGKAETIAGMKVIPLSVSIEEGLLHFIPEPKSPHGCDVTPNGKEIVVAGKLDTHATVYSFEKIKALIEQKKYEGKDAYGVPILSLQESMRGQVEIGLGPLHTQFDDKGNAYTSVFIESVVAKWSLADLKVIEKIPSHYNVGHLVAAEGDTVAPDGKYLIAMNKWALDRFADVGPLLPQNFQLVDINTPNMQLLYDLPIPNAEPHYAQMIKADKLKPIIAYTPAGQDAISDKADPFAVAGGSEKVERKADGVHVNMTAIRSHFTPDTIRVKKGDLVHFHITNLEQAHDATHGFSIDSYNINVSLEPGEHANVTLRADREGVFPMYCTEFCSALHLEMAGYFLVEP